TGATCGCCAACGACCTCCCGCTGGGCGTCGTGGTGCCGGACGGCCCGGTGAACGAGGAGAGCCTGTCCAACCGCGACGCCGGCGCCCCCTTGGGCCGTGAACTGGAGCTCGCCGGGGTGCTGAGTGCCTTCAAGCGCAACGGCGTGAAGAACACGGTGTGGCTCACTGCTGACGTGCACTACTGCGCCGCCCACCACTACTCCCCCGAACGGGCTGCCTTCACGGACTTCGACCCGTTCTGGGAGTTCGTGGCCGGTCCCATCGCGGCGGGATCGTTCGGCCCCAATGCGATGGACGGCACGTTCGGCCCCGAGGTGGTGTTCTCCAAGACCGGGCGCTTCGCCGGCGAGTCCCCCCGCGACGGCGGGAACCAGTTCTTCGGGCACGTCCAGCTGGGTGAGGACAACAGCTTCACGGTGAGCCTCCGCAACGCCAACGGCGGCACGGTGTTCACCAAGGTCCTGACGCCCGAGCACTGACTTCGGTTCCATCCCCTGCTGTTGCGATGGCGGCGGCGGCCCGCGCACCCACGGTGCCCTGCCGCCGTCGTCCGTTATTTTCTGCCGCCCCCTGGGTACGCCGTTGGTAGTGTTCCTGCATTCGGCACGGCATGTGGCGGTGTTATTTGCTCGGCGAGGACGGGGTGGTTTTGTGAACGGCGGATCTTCGAACGACGACGGCCTGACGGAGGCGGTCCAGGAGGCCGGGGCGGTGGAGCTGCTGCTGATCCGGCATGGCGAGAGCGAAGGCAACGTTGCGGCCACCGAGGCGCGTGAGGCCGGCGTGGAGGTCATCCAGGTTCCCGCCCGGGACGCGGACGTGGACCTCTCCGGAACGGGCAGGGACCAGGCCAAGGCGCTGGGCACCGCGCTGGCGCGGATTGCCGGGGAGTTCCGCCCGGACGCAGTGGTTTCCTCCCCCTATGCGCGCGCCCGGCAGACGGCTGAGATTGCGGTGGAAACCGCCGGCTGGCCGCTGGAGGTGCGCATTGATGAGCGGCTCCGCGACCGCGAGCTCGGCATCCTGGACCGGCTCACCCGCCTGGGCGTCGAGAACCGCTACCCCGAGGAATCCGAGCGCCGGGAATGGCTGGGCAAGCTGTACTACCGGCCGCCGGGAGGGGAATCCTGGGCCGACGTGGCGCTGCGGCTGCGGTCGGTGCTGGCGGAACTTAACAACCTGGGCACCGGCCACCGCGTGATGCTGGTGTGCCACGACGCCGTGATCATGCTGTTCCGGTACGTGCTCGAAGGACTCAGCGAAAAGGAACTCCTGGACCTCGCGGCCACAGAAGCCATCCTCAACGCCTCGATCACCCGGTTCGTCCGGCCCTCCGGGGTGGGGCCGTGGACGCTGGAAAGCTTCAACGTGGCCGACCACCTGGCGGAGCAGGGCGTTGCTGTCACCGAGCACGCGGGAGACACCAGTGTCCGGCCGCGGTGACCCCTCCGGCGCCACCTTGGTAGCGCCGTCACTCCTGCGCGAATGGCCGCTGCCGGCGCCGGGCGCGGACAAGTATTCACGCGGGTCGGTGCTGGTGGTGGGCGGGGCCCGGGCCACTCCCGGCGCTGCACTGCTGGCCGGGGTTTCGGCCCTGCGCGCGGGGGCCGGGAAGCTCACACTGGCGGTGGCGGAATCGGTGGCCGTGCAGCTGGGGGTTGCTTTGCCGGAGTGCGGCGCCATTGGCCTGCCGGAAACCCCGGGGGGATCCGTCAAACCGGAGCTGGCGCCAATAGCCTCCTACCTGGACCGGGCGGACGCCCTGCTGGTGGGGCCCGGACTGGATGATCCGGACCTGGCCGGCGAACTGCTCGAGGCGCTGCTGGAACACGAGGCAAGCCGTGACGGCAGCTCCGATCCTGACGGCACTGAAGGACCCGCCATCGTCCTCGATGCCTACGCACTGGCCGCCCTGGTGCACCTCGAGGACCAGCTGGACCCCTGGCGCGGCCGGCTGATCCTCACCCCGAACCCCACGGAAGCGGGGATCCTGCTGGGACGGGATGTGGAGGACCTCGAAAAAGACCTCCCGGAGATCTCCGCGAAGTTCGGCGCCGTGGTCAGCTGCCAGGGGCTCATCACCCAGCCGCCCGGGCTGGAGCCGGACGAGCCCGAACTGTGGAAAATCACCACGGGGTACGGCGGCCTGGGCACCTCCGGCAGCGGCGACGTCCTGGCCGGAGCGATTGCCGGGCTCCGGGCCCGCGGAACCACCGGCGCCCAGGCGGCCTGCTGGGGCACCCACCTGCACGCGGCGGCGGCTGACCGGCTGGCGAGCAGGCTGGGGCCGCTGGGATTCCTGGCCCGCGAACTCGCCGAGGAACTGCCCGCCCTGATGCTGGAACTCAGTGTCTGACGCAAGGCCCCGGCGGCGGGACCCGGACGCGTGGATGGCCCCCGGCCGAAGCCGGGGGCCACCGTGGCGGGAGGTTAAGGCCTACGCTGCCGATGCGCTGTCTGGCGCTGTGGCGTGCACAGAATGGCGATTCGCCCCGAAAAGGCAGCCAACAGATGTGCCCGTCTCCCGGTCCTGTGTGAAACTAAGCGGCGATTTCCTGCTTTGCCCCCTTCGTTTCGATCTCGATCTTGCGCGGCTTGGCCTTTTCGGCGACCGGAATGCGCAGCGTCAGGACTCCTGCGTCGTAGCTGGCCTTGACATGTTCGGTGTCCAGGGTGTCGCCAAGGATCAGCTGGCGGCTGAAGACGCCGCGCGGCCGTTCAGAGGCGACCAGTTCGGTGTCCTTGCCCGCCGGGTCCGGGCGTTCGGCCCGCACCGTCAGGACATTCCGTTCAACGTCCAGGTCCACCGAGTCCACCGAAACGCCGGGCAAATCGAAGGCCACGACGAATTCCTGGTCCTCACGCCATGCATCCATCGGCATCGCCGCCGGGCGTGCAGCCGTGCCGAGGACCTGCTGGGCCAGCCTGTCCAGCTCGCGGAACGGATCGGTTCGCATCAACATGGCTCTCCCTCCTCGTAAGAGATGGTCCAACACAGTTTCCGTATCAGCCGATCTGTAGTGGCTGATATAGATTTTGTAGCACTGCAGCAGCAAGTCTGCAAGGGCTTGCGGCAGCGGATTCCGGTGGATTTCCTGCCCCTGCCCGGGCACGGAAAAAGGGCCTTCCACCTGCGCACGCGCAGCCGGCAGAAGGCCCCTTTTAAAGTTCGCGGTCAGTCCCTGGTGGGGTCCGGACGGAGCGGAGCAGGGCCTGGATCCGGGACGGGCAACGGGCCCGGGGGCGCCGGCGCAGGGAACGGATTCGGGGACGGCGGGCCGGGCGGCCGTGGCTGGGTGGGGTCCGGGGACGTGGGCTCCGGGCCGGGGTCCGGCGGAAACGGCTCAGGTTCGTGCACTGGCGGGATGGTCATGAACTTCCCCTCTCACACTGGGCGGATGTGCCTTGGACTGACCAGACTACGCTTGCCGTCCGCCCGCAACCACCCTCTCCCTCCCCCGGGTTGCTCCATCAGGTTTGGTCCCTAAACACCGGTTTTAGGAGCCATAAGTGATGGAGCATTCCGACGGCGGGAGGTTACCAAGGTGGGCCGCGTTCAGCCGGGTGCGGCACCGACCAGCCGAAGCCAGGCACGCAGCTGGACCGGGTCCGTCTCGCCGCAGCGGAATCCCACGTACCCGTCGGGGCGGACCGCAACCACACCCTGCCCGGGGTGGCTGGTGAGCCGGTGGACGTGGAGCAGCGGGCCCTGCCCCTCCGCCGGCAGGAGGGTGCGGAGGGCAGCCGAAGCGACCGGTTCGGCGTCGCGCTCCAGTAAAAGGTGGATACCCGGCACGGAGGTCAGTTCGTGAAGGCGGACCAGCTTACCGTCGACCGAAACCGACGCATCCGGCAACCGTGCTCCCGGCCTCGGCCACGCTTTGGCCGGAGGCGTGCCGTCACGGGAAATGACGCTGTTCCGGTAGTGCACGAACGGCTGAGCCAGCAGCCTGATGCCCTTGGACGTGAGCCACCGCTGCCGGAGCAACATCGGCAGGGCCGGAGCAAGGAGGGGAAGGACGTTCCGGGCAAGGCGGGCGGCGGGATGCGGTGAGGCTTCTCCAAAAAAGATGACATGCGTCAGTGCCAGCACCCGCCGGGCGGCAAGCCGCCGCTCCTGCCCATAGGTTTCCAGCAGTTCCGGGAGCGGCCTGCCTGCCGTCGAGGCGAAACCGAGCTTCCAGCCCAGATTAAGGGCGTCGAGGATGCCGTTGTTCATGCCCTGGCCGCCTGCCGGGGAATGGGCGTGCGCGGCATCACCGGCCAGGAAAATGGGATCATTGCCGAACGTACTGGCAATCCTGTGCTGCAGCGGTATCTGCGCCGACCAGCGCACCTCGCGGACTGCGGCGCCGAGCCCCGACTCCCGGACCAGGCGCGCCACCTCCTCCGCCGGGACGGGCGGACCCAGCTGGCCGAAGCGCGCATCGGGTGAGGGCACTGCCGGGCGGGTGGCCAGCATCCGCCAGGTGGCCCCCTCACCCAGGGCGAAGAGGAAGACCAGCCCCGCCTGCCCCACGGCGACGTGCAGCAGCCCGGAGTCCAGGGAACCATCCAGTTCCAGGTCGGCCATCACCGCTTCCACCCCATACGGGCCGCCGCGCCACTGAGCGCCGAGGAGGCCCCTGACCGTACTCGACTGCCCGTCACAGCCCGCGAGAAACCGGCTGCGATGCACTCCGCGGCCGCCGTGAACGTCCTGCAGATCGGCGTGTACGGGTCCTTCCGAAAGCGCCGGCACTCCGCCGCTTTCCGCTGTGAGGCCGTGGAAGAGTCCGCGGAATTCGACGCCCCAGTCCACAGGCACGCCCCTGGCGTGGAGGGCCTGCCAGAGAACGTCCTCGACGTCGGCCTGGCGGACCAGGGTCAGGTGCGGGAAGGCGGTGTCCGGGAGGTCGGCGTGGCCGAGCCGTGCCTCGACTGTACGGCGGCCCAGGTGGATGCGTGCTTCGGGGGTGGTGTCCGCGCGGTTCAGCAGTTCCTCGGTCACCCCGAGCGGGCGCAGGCCCTCAAGGGCCCGGGCATGCAGCATCATGGCCCGGGACGGGCGGACCCGGTGTTCACGCCGGTCCACCACCCGGACGGTGGCGCCGTGCGCATGGGCCTGAAGGGCCGTGGCGAGCCCCGCGGGCCCCGCGCCCACCACTAGGACGTCGGTGTCCGCCGTCGGACTTTTCCCGCCCGCCATGCCCGCGCCCTCATCATTCCTGCCCGTCATGCCTCGGCAAGGAGCCGCCACCAGGCGTGGTCGGACGACGATGCCGCCAGCATCCGGGCGGGGTCAGCGAGCACCTCGTCCCGGCGCAGCCCGGGAAGGACCTTGTAGCTGATGGAGCCGGGAACACTGACCAGTTCCAGGATCCGCCAGAGGGCCGCAGCATACTTGCGGGCCTGCTCGGCGCCGTCCCACTCGTACAACCCGCGGTAGGCGCCGAACGTGTCGTGGGCGCACCAGAGCTTGGAGACAAAGCCCGGGAACCCCACGAACAACGGTGTATTCAGCAGGCTTTCCACCTCGAACAGGCGGTGCGCCCGCCCCCGCACCCACCTGAGCGTGAACGCCACCACCAGCACGCAGGGCTCGCTTGGCTGGCGGTCGACGGCGGTCTCCCGGTAGACGCGCGATGTGCTTCCGTCCGCGAAGCGCAGCACCCGGCCCACATGGTCTTTGGGAAGATGCACCCGCCGCCGGGCGAGCATAATGCATGACGTTCCCACACCGCGGGTAACGGCAAGCCATGCGGTGGGCCGGGGAGCAGGTCCGGTTTCGGGGGTCATCGTGTTCTCCTCTCCCTGCGCACCTCAGCGCCCTTCCAGCCTGCCCGGCACTGCTGAGGGGTCCCAGAGTCTTTCGCCCTCCTTTCCGCTCGCCGCCTCTCCCCCGTCAGCGAACGTCCTGCCGACTTGCCGGAGGGGTCTATATATTGAATCCATGACCTCCACTTCCCTGCAGGATTCCACCGGTACTGCGATCCCGGCGCCCCCGGTTGCCAAGAAGATCCCCACCGAGCGCACCCACCACGGGGAGACGTTCGTGGACAACTACGAGTGGCTGCGGGACAAGGAGTCGCCGGAGGTGGTGGAGCACCTCCGGGCCGAAAACACCTACCAGGAAGCCGTCACGGCGCACCAGGAACCGCTCCGCGAGGCGATCTTCCAGGAGATCAAGGGCCGCACCCAGGAAACCGACCTTTCCGTCCCGCACCGCAAGGACGGCTGGTGGTACTTCAGCCGCTCCGCGGAGGGCAAGGAATACGGCATCCACTGCCGGGTGAAGGCACAGGACACCGGGGACAAGGTGGCCGACTGGACTCCGCCGGCAGTGGAGGCGGGGGTAGGGATTCCCGGCGAAGAGATCCTCCTCGATGGGAACGTGGAGGCCGAGGGCAAGCCGTTCTTCTCGGTGGGCGGCACCGCCGTCACCGTTGACGGAAACCTGTACGCCTACGCGGTGGACAACGCCGGCGACGAACGGTTCACGCTGCGGATCAAGGACCTGCGCACCGGCGAACTCCTGCCGGATGTCATCGAGAACATCTTCTACGGGGTTGCCTTCTCCCCGGACGGCACCCGCCTGTTTTACACCGTGGTGGACGAGTCCTGGCGCCCCTACCAGGTGAAGGCGCACGTCCTGGGCACCCCGGTGTCCGAGGACGTGGTGGTGTACCAGGAGGACGACGCCGCCATGTGGCTGGGCTTCGAGCTGTCCGCGGACCGGCGCTACCTGGTGCTGGGGATCGGATGCTCGGAGTACAGCGAAACCAGGCTGCTGCGTTTCGACGACCCCACCGCCACCGTCACCACCGTGATTTCCCGCAACGAGCGCGTCCTGTACGAGGCCGAGCCTTTCCTGCTCGACGGGCAGGAACGGATCCTGCTCACGCACAACCGCGGCGCCATCAACTCCATGGTCTCCCTGGCCGACCCGGCCGAGCTGGAAAAGCCGCTGGCCGAACAGGCCTGGCAGACCGTCGTCGGGCATTCCGACGACGTCCGCGTCAACGGCGCGGGCGTCACCGCCACGCACCTGATCGTGTCCATCCGCAAGGACACCATCGAACGCGTCCAGGTGATGGGGCTGACCGGACTGGGCACGGCCGCCCAGCAGGACCCCGTGGAACCGGCCTTCGACGAGGAGTTGTACACCGCCGGCGTGGGCGGCTCAGACTACGAGGCGCCCGTGATCCGGCTGGGCTACACGTCCTACTTCACGCCGTCGCGCATCTACGACTTCGTGCTGCCCACCCCGGAGCAGCCCGCCGGCGAGCTGCTGCTCCGCAAGGAAAGCCCGGTGCTGGGCGGCTACGACGGCAGCGACTATGTGGCAACGCGTGAGTGGGCGACGGCGGGGGACGGCACGCGCATCCCGCTGTCCGTCCTGCGGCACAAGTCCGTCAAGCAGGATTCGACGGCGGCGGGCTTGGTGTACGGGTACGGCTCCTACGAGATGAGCATGGATCCCGGCTTCGGCATCGCACGGCTGTCACTGCTGGACCGCGGCGTGGTGTTCGTGATCGCCCACATCCGCGGCGGCGGGGAACTGGGCCGGCACTGGTACGAGGACGGGAAGAAACTCACCAAGAAGAACACCTTCACCGACTTCGTGGACGCCACCGACTGGCTGGCAAACTCCGGCTGGGTGGACCCTGCCCGGATCGCGGCACTCGGCGGCTCGGCGGGCGGCCTGCTGATGGGCGCCGTCGCCAACATGGCACCTGAGAAGTATGCGGCCATCGTGGCGCAGGTGCCGTTCGTGGATCCGCTCACCAGCATCCTGGATCCAGACCTGCCGCTGTCCGCGCTGGAGTGGGAGGAATGGGGCAACCCCATTACGGATCCGCAAGCCTATGCCTACATGAAGTCCTACTCGCCCTACGAGAACGTGCGGGAGGTGGCCTATCCCAGGATCGCCGCGGTGACGTCCTTCAACGACACCCGCGTCCTTTACGTGGAGCTTACCAAATGGGTGCAGGAGCTGCGGAACAAGACCACGGGGTCCGAGCCGGTTGTCATGAAGATCGAGATGGACGGCGGCCACGGCGGTGCGTCCGGCCGGTACGTGCAGTGGCGTGAACGTGCCTGGGACTACGCGTTCATCGCCGATGCCCTGGGCGCCACCGACCTCCTCCCCGGCGCCGGCCTGAAGTAGCCGTATCCGGAAAAAGCTAACCATGCTTACCATTGGGGGGCACTTGTTTTCCGGCAAGGGATACCAGAGGAGCAGGCATGTCATTGAGCAAGGGAACGCACGTGGAGTGGAACACTTCACAGGGCAAGACGCACGGCAAAATTGTCGAAAAGAAAACCAGCGACTTCGAGCTCGACGGCAACACGCACCGCGCCAGCGAGGATGAGCCGCAGTACGTAGTCGAATCGGACAAGACGGGCGCCCGGGCAGCGCACAAGGCATCTGCGCTGACCGAGAAGAAGTAGTCCCGTGGCTGACCAGCACGAGGTAGTGATCATTGGCGGCGGCAACGCCGGCATTTCCCTGGCGGCCCGCCTGCAGCGCTACGGCGTCAAGGACGTGGCCGTGATCGAACCCCGGGACCACCACCTCTACCAGCCGCTGTTCTCGCACATCGCCGGCGGCCGGGCGCGGGCCCAGGAGGCCATCCGGCCGCAGCAATCCGTCATCCCCCAGGGCGTCACCTGGATCCGGGATGCCGCCGTGGGGGTAGACGCGCGGGCCAACACCGTCAGCCTGGAATCAGGCGCCCTGGTGGCTTACGGGCAACTGGTGGTGTGCCCGGGGCTGCAGTACGACTGGGACGCGGTGCCGGGACTGGCCGAGGCCGTGCATTCACCGTACGGCGCATCCCATTACGAGTTCGATCTGGCCCCCAAAGCCTGGACGCTGCTCAGCGCCATGACCTCCGGGACGGCTGTCTTCACCATGCCGGCCGGACCCATCAAATGCGGCGGCGCCGCCCAGAAACCCATGTACCTGGCCTGCGACTACTGGCGGGAACAGGGGGTCCTGGACAAGATCAGGGTGGTGATGGTGCAGCCCTATCCCACCGTGTTCGGGGTGCCGGAGGTGGACCGGGAACTGGACCGCAAGATCGCCGAGTACGGAATCGAACTGCGAACCAACAGTGAGCTGGTGGCGGTAAGCCCTGCCGGCCGCCGCGCCACCATCCGGGACCATGCCGCGCACACCACGGAGGACCTGACGTACGACGTCCTCAACGCCGTCCCGCCGCAGTCGGCCCCGGGCTGGCTCAAGGCCACGGACCTGCCGGCTCCCGGGGACGCGGGCGGCTTCGTGGAGGTGGACCGGCAGACGCTGCGGCACCTCCGGTACCCCAATGTGTGGTCCCTGGGCGACGCCGCGGGTACCACCAATTCCAAGTCCGGCGGGGCGCTGCGCAAGCAGACCAAGGTGGTGGCGAAGAACCTGGTGGCGGCCCGCAAGGGCAAACCGCTGCGTGCCAAGTACAACGGTTATTCGGTATGCCCGTTCACGGTGTCGCGGGACACCGTGGTGTTCGCCGAATTCGATGACCGCTACCGGCCCATGCCCACCATCCCGCGCGTGCCCACCTGGAACGAAAGCAGGCTGTCCTGGGTGGTGGACCGGGACCTGTTCCCGAAGATCTACTGGAACCTGATCCTCAAGGGCC
This region of Arthrobacter sp. DNA4 genomic DNA includes:
- a CDS encoding histidine phosphatase family protein, translated to MNGGSSNDDGLTEAVQEAGAVELLLIRHGESEGNVAATEAREAGVEVIQVPARDADVDLSGTGRDQAKALGTALARIAGEFRPDAVVSSPYARARQTAEIAVETAGWPLEVRIDERLRDRELGILDRLTRLGVENRYPEESERREWLGKLYYRPPGGESWADVALRLRSVLAELNNLGTGHRVMLVCHDAVIMLFRYVLEGLSEKELLDLAATEAILNASITRFVRPSGVGPWTLESFNVADHLAEQGVAVTEHAGDTSVRPR
- a CDS encoding NAD(P)H-hydrate dehydratase, giving the protein MSGRGDPSGATLVAPSLLREWPLPAPGADKYSRGSVLVVGGARATPGAALLAGVSALRAGAGKLTLAVAESVAVQLGVALPECGAIGLPETPGGSVKPELAPIASYLDRADALLVGPGLDDPDLAGELLEALLEHEASRDGSSDPDGTEGPAIVLDAYALAALVHLEDQLDPWRGRLILTPNPTEAGILLGRDVEDLEKDLPEISAKFGAVVSCQGLITQPPGLEPDEPELWKITTGYGGLGTSGSGDVLAGAIAGLRARGTTGAQAACWGTHLHAAAADRLASRLGPLGFLARELAEELPALMLELSV
- a CDS encoding Hsp20/alpha crystallin family protein, which gives rise to MLMRTDPFRELDRLAQQVLGTAARPAAMPMDAWREDQEFVVAFDLPGVSVDSVDLDVERNVLTVRAERPDPAGKDTELVASERPRGVFSRQLILGDTLDTEHVKASYDAGVLTLRIPVAEKAKPRKIEIETKGAKQEIAA
- a CDS encoding FAD-dependent monooxygenase, with protein sequence MTGRNDEGAGMAGGKSPTADTDVLVVGAGPAGLATALQAHAHGATVRVVDRREHRVRPSRAMMLHARALEGLRPLGVTEELLNRADTTPEARIHLGRRTVEARLGHADLPDTAFPHLTLVRQADVEDVLWQALHARGVPVDWGVEFRGLFHGLTAESGGVPALSEGPVHADLQDVHGGRGVHRSRFLAGCDGQSSTVRGLLGAQWRGGPYGVEAVMADLELDGSLDSGLLHVAVGQAGLVFLFALGEGATWRMLATRPAVPSPDARFGQLGPPVPAEEVARLVRESGLGAAVREVRWSAQIPLQHRIASTFGNDPIFLAGDAAHAHSPAGGQGMNNGILDALNLGWKLGFASTAGRPLPELLETYGQERRLAARRVLALTHVIFFGEASPHPAARLARNVLPLLAPALPMLLRQRWLTSKGIRLLAQPFVHYRNSVISRDGTPPAKAWPRPGARLPDASVSVDGKLVRLHELTSVPGIHLLLERDAEPVASAALRTLLPAEGQGPLLHVHRLTSHPGQGVVAVRPDGYVGFRCGETDPVQLRAWLRLVGAAPG
- a CDS encoding S9 family peptidase; this translates as MTSTSLQDSTGTAIPAPPVAKKIPTERTHHGETFVDNYEWLRDKESPEVVEHLRAENTYQEAVTAHQEPLREAIFQEIKGRTQETDLSVPHRKDGWWYFSRSAEGKEYGIHCRVKAQDTGDKVADWTPPAVEAGVGIPGEEILLDGNVEAEGKPFFSVGGTAVTVDGNLYAYAVDNAGDERFTLRIKDLRTGELLPDVIENIFYGVAFSPDGTRLFYTVVDESWRPYQVKAHVLGTPVSEDVVVYQEDDAAMWLGFELSADRRYLVLGIGCSEYSETRLLRFDDPTATVTTVISRNERVLYEAEPFLLDGQERILLTHNRGAINSMVSLADPAELEKPLAEQAWQTVVGHSDDVRVNGAGVTATHLIVSIRKDTIERVQVMGLTGLGTAAQQDPVEPAFDEELYTAGVGGSDYEAPVIRLGYTSYFTPSRIYDFVLPTPEQPAGELLLRKESPVLGGYDGSDYVATREWATAGDGTRIPLSVLRHKSVKQDSTAAGLVYGYGSYEMSMDPGFGIARLSLLDRGVVFVIAHIRGGGELGRHWYEDGKKLTKKNTFTDFVDATDWLANSGWVDPARIAALGGSAGGLLMGAVANMAPEKYAAIVAQVPFVDPLTSILDPDLPLSALEWEEWGNPITDPQAYAYMKSYSPYENVREVAYPRIAAVTSFNDTRVLYVELTKWVQELRNKTTGSEPVVMKIEMDGGHGGASGRYVQWRERAWDYAFIADALGATDLLPGAGLK
- a CDS encoding DUF2945 domain-containing protein; its protein translation is MSLSKGTHVEWNTSQGKTHGKIVEKKTSDFELDGNTHRASEDEPQYVVESDKTGARAAHKASALTEKK
- a CDS encoding NAD(P)/FAD-dependent oxidoreductase, whose amino-acid sequence is MADQHEVVIIGGGNAGISLAARLQRYGVKDVAVIEPRDHHLYQPLFSHIAGGRARAQEAIRPQQSVIPQGVTWIRDAAVGVDARANTVSLESGALVAYGQLVVCPGLQYDWDAVPGLAEAVHSPYGASHYEFDLAPKAWTLLSAMTSGTAVFTMPAGPIKCGGAAQKPMYLACDYWREQGVLDKIRVVMVQPYPTVFGVPEVDRELDRKIAEYGIELRTNSELVAVSPAGRRATIRDHAAHTTEDLTYDVLNAVPPQSAPGWLKATDLPAPGDAGGFVEVDRQTLRHLRYPNVWSLGDAAGTTNSKSGGALRKQTKVVAKNLVAARKGKPLRAKYNGYSVCPFTVSRDTVVFAEFDDRYRPMPTIPRVPTWNESRLSWVVDRDLFPKIYWNLILKGRA